The Centropristis striata isolate RG_2023a ecotype Rhode Island chromosome 1, C.striata_1.0, whole genome shotgun sequence nucleotide sequence CTTCCAGTTTTCTTTCTCTAGTATTTGTTCCCCAAGGAATCTGCCACAGTAATATTATTTAGCTGGCCACCTTTTCTTCAAACAAACCAAAAGCTTCCAAAAGTTAAAGCGGagacataaaaacaagcaaactaaTTATAAGCAAATGAACACTTATAAACCTTCATTtgaaacatccaaaatacaaataaaactaaataaaccaaaaaaaagtacCAAACAGGCATGTTTGAAGCTTACACATTCAACCAGCGTGGACGGACAGCATCACCTACAGCACGTAGAATTGGCCAAAAtactatatattaataaaaacaaagcattaaTATCCGAAAAACCAGTTGTCTTCAGTGTTATCCTCTCATGTCAGTAGTTCCTGTTGtagttttactttctttctatctttctttctaCCCCCTTGTTTAAACAGACACTGCAGAGGTCTATCTATCCTGCTTCAGAGAACAAATATCACTCCATTAATAAGAGAAAGCTACAGAgaataaaatcttaaatatgTATCTTCTCTTTATAAATACTTGAATGTACCTTCAGTGTTTCTGTTGCCATCGCAACAAGGTGGAGACAAGGAGAGAGCAGAACAGAGAGATGGATGTTAATGTGAGTTAATGCTTATTGTTGGGGACTGCCTGTCACCACAGGTTTCCTCAGCTAATGCGTGTTATAAAACAGGGGTGCTGCATAATTAAGCCTTTAGGTGCAGGATATTCTGAGGCCAGCAGGTGGGACAGATTTGAGATGTCATTGTctgttttctaaaatatttgcttcaaacGACATTCCTTTAGAGCTTTTGGCTGTTCACCAGTTCAAGTGATGTTTCTGTATGATGGGACAGACGTTTGCCGCTGGTTCAGTCACAGGCAGGGTAACTTTGTCGTCGTTTCACGTGGTCCGACCCTCAGGATCAATACGTCTGGTAGACGTCGTGGATAGGCAGCTGGAAGGCCGTGGCGGGGAAGGCCTGTGGCACCGCATAGCCTGTGTATCCGCCGTAAGCTGCAGCCGCCACCGCTGCGTTCTTCTGCAGAGCGGCCAGAGCTGCTGTGTTGGCTGCGTAGTTTGCGATGGGGACGTATCCAGTGCCATACAGGCCGCCGGCTGTTGGGATGCGCTGTACATTGTGGGCCATGGCATAGACAGGAGTGATGGGACGGCCCTGGGAAATGAAGGAACAAGAGGATTAGTAAATCAGTGAGTACATTCATTGTACATTCATTGAATGAATGCGTTCAACTGAGAGCTCTCTCCTTGAAAAGTCTTACATATAATTCCCAGAGTACAAACACAGAATGTACACAGTGTGTCATATAATCAGTGGTTTGAATTTAACTATTAGACTTTTTTACCCCGCAATTTGATAAAAATTCGAAAAAAGtgaaactgaaaacattttctggtcatttttaaaacattggtCTCTATTTTTGTTGGTAACTTATTTGTGTTGATAGTGTGTTATGTTCAGATTGCACATGTGTATCTTACACATTTGGATAACTTTGTAtttgtgtttactacatgattTGCAAACTGCTATGCCCtgcacgttaaaaaaaaaacacattttcttttcatttaaacaTCAGTGTGTAGTTAGTGCTTTGTGTTGTTATTCAAATGATGGATTGTGTTCACTGTACTGAGGCAAGTAAGTGGTCTGGCTTAAGGTTTTGTGGTTAGTGTGTAGAGTGTTGCAAAAATAGCCTACAGTTTAGATAAGATAGTTATTAAgcaatcagaaaaaaacatatctgtATGATGCAGTACAGATATGCAGATATGCAAGGGGAACTGTTTACCGTGTCAAAAAACATGATCTGAGACTGAGCTGGACATTTTACATCCTTATTAGCATGAATTAACTTCAATCCTTGAGTCTGAGAAACATATAACTGAGTCATAATGCTCACCTGAAAAGGTGGAGGGGTGGAGACCGCAGGTAGGACGGTGGCAGCAGCAGTAGCGGTGGTGTGTTCAGGGTGTTGCATGGCAAGAGGGTTGATGAGGTGCTCCACCGTGTGCACCTTCCCCTCCTCCATCATCTTGGCTGTAGGAGCCGCGCTGAACACCGGGTACTGCCCGGCCAGAGTCGGCAATGCCACTGCACATAAAGAGATACAAGAATGAGAGCTTGGATAACAGATGGGACCACTGCAGATGACAGAGTTTAGCAAAAGATGGTTATGTTTGCATTGACGATACAAGAAATAATAGCACCCATGCTCAAACAGAAACAGGCATACTCAGATCTGAAGGTAATCTATAAAAGCAGTGACTGCTAAAGCAATGAAGGTTGAAAGAAACAATTTAGTgaagaaaggaaaaaataataagttaCACAAGTTGGCGTTGGGGTGTGATTCGGATTATGATGGTGCTCAACTCTGGATTAACCTCAATGctcccacacacacgcacgcacacacacacacacacacacacacacatacacacacacacacacacacacggagcgaGCACAACGTCAGTCATTGTTTTAGATGGACAAAAGTCTTTTCAATCTGCTGGTGATCATGTGACTCCACACAGTCCAGGACTAAAACCAAGATCCAGATTGGGGTCAAATCGTTCCAGAGGCAACGTCCACTTAAAATGGACTTCTGATTACCaaatatattaacaaaaaatatttcaatattaaatttatgtttaaaaaaacaatcggATAGATTTTGTCACCTTTGTGTTTAGTAATAAAGTTGAAGATTAAAGAATAATACCAGTGTGcatgtttattttgcatttccattatttttatgctttatcaAGATTTACTTGAAAACTAGAACTTAGATGATCCACCCTCATAAACATGaagccatttttttctgttttagtttctgttttattatgtcCTGATGTGACTTGTTTTTCCCCTTATTGGCATCAATACATTTGCATTTCCTTGTCCTTACTGCCAGGAAAGAAGGACTCAAGGAAGAAATTTTCAACCAGGAAATAATCTTTCAAAGACAAGCTACCTTACAACTTCAGTCACATTTGTCTTTGTGGGCACAGCAGCTAATATCAGCCTTTGTTTCACATTGCAGACTTCATatttatgaaacaaaacaaaaaataaaatctgtataAAGCAGTAGATTGACTACGACCCTAAATAACACTGGTATTATCCTTTAAGTGATCAGATAGAGTTAACATGAAAAGAGAAGATAAATGATATTTAGTTTGAGTATTTAGTTTTGCATTTCAACTCCGTTCTTGACTGAAACTGCTTCTACAGAGAATAAAACTTTTGACTTCCAAAAATGCAGTCTGTATTTGTTAGGACTTTTCAGTGAAGAAGTAGAGTTGAGTGCTTGTGTTGAAGTTAATTGTGGAAGATCTGGTCTCCACATAATGATGGCCATATTCAGACAAACGGCAGCACTGTGTAAAGAAACATGGCTTCCTTATTCAGTTTCAAACTACTTCATGCGAGGCACGAAAAATTCTCAATAAATGCAGTCTTATCTGGCAGAAAATTTTCACTTTTGCCTCAGCTTTGGGCAAAGTGTATTGGACAATCATATATAAGTTCCGGGTAGATTACTTTGTAACGTGACCAGGGTATTTCTACTGTTAACTGGTGATTTACATAACAATGGTATTTTAAATCACTGTGTTTCACTGTCTGATtgtctttaaacattttttttcaacagcacCCCCAACACCGCCTTGTGTTCTTTTAGCACAGTGCTGTTTTTGGTCTGAACATCAGGTAAGATGGTTAGAAGGTAAAATTTCTGATATGAAGGGAAAAGGACAGAGTGAGGAACAAATCGTGGCGGTTACTTTCTGGTCATGCTAGAAAGGACAGATATTTAGTCTCATTGTACTTCACTGTAAGGAGAAAGGACGTCCTTTTGCGCCTGACCATCCAGCAACGACCATAATCAAGTGATTTACCAAATGTTCCTCAaaccacacaggagagagagactggaAATTATGAGCTGGAAGGTTTAATAAAGGCTGTTGAGATGGGGAAGGATATGGATGGATATATCTATCTCACTGACTTGTGCCAGGTTTGATGCCAACGGGGTTGACGGAGGCAGCAAGCTCCAGACTGGGCATCAGCTCATAGGGCTTTTCGGGCTGCTTGGCCTTGCCCTCATGGTAGCGGCTGTAGATGCCACGACCAGCAGAGTAACCCCCCAGGTACGACCCCCGAGGTCCGGGGGTACGGTTACTTGCAGCAGCACGACCACGACCTCGCACAGTACCTGcttaaaatacagttaaagtAATATGATGACAGGGGTTGTGGTTTAGGACTTGGGCAGTAGGGGAAACTTGTGCTAAAGGTTGTGTAGGGCGACATGTTAGGCAGGATTTTATGATGGGTTAAGAACTTCTATAAAAGTCGGCCTCAAGACATCAAGACtggggtaaaaaaacaaaaaaacgagtCCTTAAGCTCCAATTCAAGGTAATCTGTTTGAGCTCAGGATTTTGTTTCGGTCCAGTTTGGCCTTTTTTCTGAGTATCTTTCTGTCTCTTAAATTGTATAAGGTTATGCAAGTTCATGGCACTGTGAAATGGTATTCCTGGAGGTTCGTAGCTTTGTTGTGATCTCTGTAATAACCCAGCATGAAATGGGAGGTGACAGCATAGCGGGAAAAGAATGGTGTTAGAGAACGTATAGTTTGTCACATGGCAAGAAAGCTCATTGTTCATTAAAAGAATGAGTAGGAATGAGGATGTGAGAGATTACCATTGTTCTGTATCATTGGGGATCCTTTGGAGagaaaaccaaaacacaatGATTGTTGAAAGTCAAATAGATTTTCCTGCTACCACCCAAAGACCATATATAATCAATCATCATCAACAGTAATGGGATTAGCATTCATTGGTCCATCaccttgttttgtcttttaacaACAAGATTTTAAGCCACAAACCCTCATCAAGTTAAGATTTAGAAACATTTGTGACATGAAATGCTACTCATCACAGAtttaatcattattatcttcgtcatcattatcatttaaaaatcatagCTCCCTATTGATGGGGTGTCCTTATCATTGTTCCTACAATAGCATCTTTTGGAGATCTTTGAGTTTCAGCTGCCACCAacagttacaaaaaaagatggcTTTCAGAAAAACACTACAGCCTTTACAACTGATCCTTACTGACACAAAAGCAGAAAGAATGAATTCTAACCTTTGACGAAGTAATCCCTGTTGGGTCCGATGAGGGTGTTGTAGGGATAACCATAGTAGGCCAATGTGTAGGGATCACACTGGTAGACGTAGTTCTGCTGAGTCGGCTCTGGAGTGGCAGTAGCTCCCTTGGAGGCCTTCTGCCGTGAGTACTGCTCTTTATCAACTGGCTTGGCAAGCGTCACCTCGATGCAGGACCCTTCCACCTCTGTGCCGTTGAGGTGGTCCATGGCCATGACGGCATCGTCCCGGGAGGTAAAGTGGACGAAGGCGTAGTCACGAATTTTTTTCACACGTTCAACACATCCAGGATTCCACTGGCTGAACACCTGGTGGACAGAGAAAACGGGAGATTGGTTAAAAAAGGTAGAATATAGAACCTCTTCCTgtcaagaatgtttttttacCAAATAAAGGGGTGACTAGAAAGGATTCGTCCTGTGTATATATGGCGTCACTGATGCCTGATATTCTTACCCCATCCTTAACCGATCTTTTTACACATGACGGACCCTTTTCGTCCAAAGcccaataaaaacattcatcATAAAACCTCAAAACTAAACAGTATGCCAGTCCCACCTGTCTGATCATCTCCTCACTGGTCTCCATCATAAGATTCCTGACGTAGAGGATCTTCACTGTCTCCATAACATCTTCGTCCACATCAATCTCAGGTTCAGCCCAGTCCACCGCGATCTGGTGGCCCCAAAGCTGAATACGTCCAGGCATCAACTTCCTGCGAGCCATGGCGGCGGCACGGTGCGACTCATACTCTACAAAGGCAAAGCCTCTGTTCTTCATCTTGTCTGCGGCGCTGGCATAAACTATCACATCTAGTACCCCTTCTGTCACCTTGGAGACCTCCTCCAGGATCTCCTCACGCTTTTTGGTCTTGGGGATGCCACCAATGAAAAGGCGGCAGTTGTCCACAGAGGAGCAGACCCCCAGCAGCCGCCCGGGCCGCACTTCGTAGTTGTTGAGCTCACGTACAGCCCGCTTGGCCTCGTGTTTCTCCGTGTACATCACAAATGCGTACCCTCTGTTCTTCCCGTCAAAGTCCATCATCAGTCGCATCTCGTAGATGCGTCCTACGGACTCAAACACTGGGACCAGCTCATCCTCATAAACGTCCCGTGGGATCTTGCCCACAAAGATTTCACATCCCCGTGGTGGAGATGCAGCGTTCCAACCAGGAGGTGGGCCATATTTACGCTGACCATTTTCCTGGACCATACTGTACCCAGTGCGCTCCATCAGGGATACCAGAGCGGCCTCATTGGGAGCACCTGCGACTCCCTCAGGGACGTTGATCTGTCCGTGAAGAGAGTGGTGGGAGGCACCAGCAGACTGGGAGGGTTTGGTGGGGGCAGCGTTGTTGCTCATGGTCGATGAGGAAGCAGGATCTTCGGCTGTCATTCTGACAAAACCATCCAATCAGATCTGGGGCCTGAAGAGGGCAAAGAGAAACAAGAAATATGTTCAGAAGCCGCCTCCTAAAAAGGGTTtgtaacaaaaacacagaatttggCTTCTTGCTGAAACAAAATGATCTGATAAGTTTCCAGGCGTAATAACATGCAAGATTAACCACCCAACACACCAACCAAGTCACACAATGTGACTTGGACCGAACAATGAAAATACAGCATCTATAAATCCCCAGCGCACCTTCCCCTATCAGTGGTTTTACGACCTTGTTTTGTTGAGTTCCTCAGATCCcatgctgacctctgacccctatCAGAGAGAATGAAGGGCTGTAAACCCTGAAACCTCCAGCTCAAGGTTCACTGAGTATGACTAGGTCAcatgctcagtgtgtgtgtgtgtgtgtgtgtgtgtgtcagcagcaaGTTATATGAGTTGAAGTTAAGCTATATGAGGAATTTTGTGTAAAATACGACCTCAATGACTTCATGCTGTGACAAAAAGCCGGGCACATTAATCTATTTTACACATGAACCTGTTGCACACCTACCACAAGAGGGTGTTGGACTTTCAACTTCTTTATGAGTGTTATAACAGTGTGTGGGTGTAGCTTTTTCtggatgtgtgtttctgtgtgtgcgcCACTTCATTAAGGCCCACAGCTCTATAAGAGGAACAGAGAACAATCAGAAATCGGCTTCCAAAGCATAAACCTCTTACTCTGTTATTTTCCAACACTGCCAGCATTCAGAACGGAAAAATCCACAGTGTTTTTAAATCCCCCAAATCTCCATACTGCGTACAACACTgaagcagccaatcacagcagatACAATGCAAACTAGTTTTTATCAGACTAAACGCCATGTAAGCAATaggccaaataaaaaaacatcctcTTGTTAGTTAGGGAGGCGGTGTGTGCGTGCACCTTTGTGCGTCATAAGATTGCCTGGACTTTGATGGAAATAGGTGAGGCAGTCAACAAAGGTAAAACACTACTAAGCCAAGCAACCATGGTAACGCACACACTCATTTGACTTGACCCAATATCccaccctcccacacacacacacacacacacacacacacacacacacctgttcaCTTGTTAGTTCGGCCTAGACTGGAGAGCTTAGAATTACCTGCAATGTAGTATGTGCACACCTCATCCACAGAGGAGTGAAAATGGTGCAAAAGTCAGCTTGAAAGACTAAAATGTATCACAGTCATACCtacaaatttaaatgttgtgtttctgGTTAAAGCAAactattcattaattaatttattaatatgtaCTGAAGACAGTAAGGCCCAAACCAGTCCAAAGAGAGAAGAGATGGCAAAAAACGGGTGGGGAAGGACAGGATGTAGTTTGCTCTATTTTTAGGCAGTAGTCAGTTGGTGCATGGTGACATAGGTCAAGATGACATCAGATCATTAATTTTGAGAGAGTAATGGGAACATCTAGTTTGTGGAGATGcattctgaaaaagaaaaaacactcaaaatttcCCCAATATCCTGCTTTACTAAAAGCTTTTTTATTACTTACTGTAGGTCTGTATTTTTGCCCTCTGCTTCCACTGCTCAACATGCCTCCCTGTGCTTCTTTTAACATGTTAAGTGCTAACATGACTCCATCTCTTATCAGCCTTATCTTGCCAGACTGATGACAAAGGGAGGACAATATTCGCTCTGGGAGTTCTGcgcaatgattaaaaaaaaaaaaaaaaaagaagctctgTGACACTGAGTTTGACACTCAGTATAAAGTCAGTTTAGGACTCTAAAAAACCTTCCTTAACTGGTGTCCAAAAATATAATGAGTTAATTTGCAGTAACGGATAGAAGCTGTTCTGAAAATGAATCAGTCAACAGctgtttgactgatattccctGGCTTGCATAAAAGAAAAGGGGAAACAAATGGAGATATGTTTTATGAACCTCTCATATATTCAGGGTTCAGTCTTCACGTGGGGGTAACCTACTTCCTGCTCCTGACCACTTGGAGATAGTCTGAACTTCCTCAGTAATCACTGTTGTGCTGAGGTTTTCCTTTCCTAGGAGAGATGCAGGAAATCACAGCACAGTGTGTCAGAAGTGAATTTAAACTCAGATGACCTGTTATAACCTCTCTTCCCTGacataatattaaacaaaatcaGAGTAGTGAGTGAGTGTTAGCATTTAGGCTGGGGGGTGGGGGTCTTTTGGTATCTAAGCGTTTctgtgttacaaaaaaaaataaaaatgacaaaaggctACAAAAGAGGCCGAGAGGTAATGCAACATAAAAGAGGAAATctaataaacaaaatgaagtgacaaaaaaataatgaaagtgaTTCCCATAAATGTAGCCTACATCTGCAGTTGCCAGGGAGTAAATGTACAGATTTAGGAGTAGCACAACTAATTTGTAAAATACAAATTGTGTATATGCACATTAAGTCAACTGTAACAACTGAACACCTGTTGCAGAGTTCAATTTATTTAAGCTACTACCTAAAcagaaatagttagcttagctaacAGGCTAATGGAAAAACGGTTAAAATAGCTAGCTTAAAGTAATAGATGAAGTAGCAAGCTTAAAACAACATTAACTGATAAGCGGTGAAAAAAAGTTACTTAAAATAGGACAAATGACAAAACGGCAAAATGGCAAAACACTTAAATAGGTATTTGAAAGTAatgtaaacagtaaaaacagctagcttaaagtaatgttaattgataaatggttgaaatagccacttagctaaaagtaatggtaACAGTTAGcatagttagcttaaagtaagtCAATAGATAAGCAGCttaaaaagttcaataaaagTATAATTGGTTGAAAAAATTAAGTTCAAGTAGGCCTAATGGATAGATGGTTACAACAGTTAGCTTAAACATACATAAAAGTAAAATTTGGCTTACGTAGTGGAAGTCCAAACCAAAAGACCAAATCAACCTTAACTGAAAGTTCAGTTGTGTAAACAATATCTAAACAATAGATTTAACAATATCCACTTTAATATAATGAATAGTTACACATTTGGAACATACACTGGGAATCGATGAAGTACATCAAGTATATCTGACAGGGCTGTGGGGGTTACTTAGAAAGTTTGGGTTgtaaagcgtgtgtgtgtgtgtgtatgtgtatgtatgtatgtgtttgtgtgtgtgtgtgtgtgtgtgtgagagagagagagagagagagagagagacagagagagagacagagaaagagaaagagagccaGGAAACGGAGGCAGCAACAGGTAGATGATTAACTATGACAAACACAAATCACAGCCTTTACTCCCAGAGAGCGTAAAGATTTACAGTTGACGTCTCCTTTTTGTTGCAGcacaacaaagtaaaacatAAGCTACACAGACATTCAGAGCTCAGACACAGAGTTCACCTGGTCAAAGGTTATGAACTCAGGATGGAAGAGCTCGCTGGCCTGCACACTGCAAAGGAAGTTACAGGGCAGGGATCTGATTGGGTAACCTGTCGGGTTAAAGTGTTCCAGTTATTGCTGCGGAGATTGTCCATTACATTGTGTTTATGATTGATAGAAGCGCCTGATTCTCTATGTATTAACAGCATGTTATTGGGGACTGAATTGCTTTATGAGCAGACAAAAAAGCTTTTA carries:
- the rbm47 gene encoding RNA-binding protein 47 isoform X5, whose translation is MTAEDPASSSTMSNNAAPTKPSQSAGASHHSLHGQINVPEGVAGAPNEAALVSLMERTGYSMVQENGQRKYGPPPGWNAASPPRGCEIFVGKIPRDVYEDELVPVFESVGRIYEMRLMMDFDGKNRGYAFVMYTEKHEAKRAVRELNNYEVRPGRLLGVCSSVDNCRLFIGGIPKTKKREEILEEVSKVTEGVLDVIVYASAADKMKNRGFAFVEYESHRAAAMARRKLMPGRIQLWGHQIAVDWAEPEIDVDEDVMETVKILYVRNLMMETSEEMIRQVFSQWNPGCVERVKKIRDYAFVHFTSRDDAVMAMDHLNGTEVEGSCIEVTLAKPVDKEQYSRQKASKGATATPEPTQQNYVYQCDPYTLAYYGYPYNTLIGPNRDYFVKVALPTLAGQYPVFSAAPTAKMMEEGKVHTVEHLINPLAMQHPEHTTATAAATVLPAVSTPPPFQGRPITPVYAMAHNVQRIPTAGGLYGTGYVPIANYAANTAALAALQKNAAVAAAAYGGYTGYAVPQAFPATAFQLPIHDVYQTY
- the rbm47 gene encoding RNA-binding protein 47 isoform X4, with translation MTAEDPASSSTMSNNAAPTKPSQSAGASHHSLHGQINVPEGVAGAPNEAALVSLMERTGYSMVQENGQRKYGPPPGWNAASPPRGCEIFVGKIPRDVYEDELVPVFESVGRIYEMRLMMDFDGKNRGYAFVMYTEKHEAKRAVRELNNYEVRPGRLLGVCSSVDNCRLFIGGIPKTKKREEILEEVSKVTEGVLDVIVYASAADKMKNRGFAFVEYESHRAAAMARRKLMPGRIQLWGHQIAVDWAEPEIDVDEDVMETVKILYVRNLMMETSEEMIRQVFSQWNPGCVERVKKIRDYAFVHFTSRDDAVMAMDHLNGTEVEGSCIEVTLAKPVDKEQYSRQKASKGATATPEPTQQNYVYQCDPYTLAYYGYPYNTLIGPNRDYFVKGSPMIQNNVALPTLAGQYPVFSAAPTAKMMEEGKVHTVEHLINPLAMQHPEHTTATAAATVLPAVSTPPPFQGRPITPVYAMAHNVQRIPTAGGLYGTGYVPIANYAANTAALAALQKNAAVAAAAYGGYTGYAVPQAFPATAFQLPIHDVYQTY
- the rbm47 gene encoding RNA-binding protein 47 isoform X3 yields the protein MTAEDPASSSTMSNNAAPTKPSQSAGASHHSLHGQINVPEGVAGAPNEAALVSLMERTGYSMVQENGQRKYGPPPGWNAASPPRGCEIFVGKIPRDVYEDELVPVFESVGRIYEMRLMMDFDGKNRGYAFVMYTEKHEAKRAVRELNNYEVRPGRLLGVCSSVDNCRLFIGGIPKTKKREEILEEVSKVTEGVLDVIVYASAADKMKNRGFAFVEYESHRAAAMARRKLMPGRIQLWGHQIAVDWAEPEIDVDEDVMETVKILYVRNLMMETSEEMIRQVFSQWNPGCVERVKKIRDYAFVHFTSRDDAVMAMDHLNGTEVEGSCIEVTLAKPVDKEQYSRQKASKGATATPEPTQQNYVYQCDPYTLAYYGYPYNTLIGPNRDYFVKGTVRGRGRAAASNRTPGPRGSYLGGYSAGRGIYSRYHEGKAKQPEKPYELMPSLELAASVNPVGIKPGTMALPTLAGQYPVFSAAPTAKMMEEGKVHTVEHLINPLAMQHPEHTTATAAATVLPAVSTPPPFQGRPITPVYAMAHNVQRIPTAGGLYGTGYVPIANYAANTAALAALQKNAAVAAAAYGGYTGYAVPQAFPATAFQLPIHDVYQTY
- the rbm47 gene encoding RNA-binding protein 47 isoform X2 — its product is MTAEDPASSSTMSNNAAPTKPSQSAGASHHSLHGQINVPEGVAGAPNEAALVSLMERTGYSMVQENGQRKYGPPPGWNAASPPRGCEIFVGKIPRDVYEDELVPVFESVGRIYEMRLMMDFDGKNRGYAFVMYTEKHEAKRAVRELNNYEVRPGRLLGVCSSVDNCRLFIGGIPKTKKREEILEEVSKVTEGVLDVIVYASAADKMKNRGFAFVEYESHRAAAMARRKLMPGRIQLWGHQIAVDWAEPEIDVDEDVMETVKILYVRNLMMETSEEMIRQVFSQWNPGCVERVKKIRDYAFVHFTSRDDAVMAMDHLNGTEVEGSCIEVTLAKPVDKEQYSRQKASKGATATPEPTQQNYVYQCDPYTLAYYGYPYNTLIGPNRDYFVKAGTVRGRGRAAASNRTPGPRGSYLGGYSAGRGIYSRYHEGKAKQPEKPYELMPSLELAASVNPVGIKPGTMALPTLAGQYPVFSAAPTAKMMEEGKVHTVEHLINPLAMQHPEHTTATAAATVLPAVSTPPPFQGRPITPVYAMAHNVQRIPTAGGLYGTGYVPIANYAANTAALAALQKNAAVAAAAYGGYTGYAVPQAFPATAFQLPIHDVYQTY
- the rbm47 gene encoding RNA-binding protein 47 isoform X1, whose translation is MTAEDPASSSTMSNNAAPTKPSQSAGASHHSLHGQINVPEGVAGAPNEAALVSLMERTGYSMVQENGQRKYGPPPGWNAASPPRGCEIFVGKIPRDVYEDELVPVFESVGRIYEMRLMMDFDGKNRGYAFVMYTEKHEAKRAVRELNNYEVRPGRLLGVCSSVDNCRLFIGGIPKTKKREEILEEVSKVTEGVLDVIVYASAADKMKNRGFAFVEYESHRAAAMARRKLMPGRIQLWGHQIAVDWAEPEIDVDEDVMETVKILYVRNLMMETSEEMIRQVFSQWNPGCVERVKKIRDYAFVHFTSRDDAVMAMDHLNGTEVEGSCIEVTLAKPVDKEQYSRQKASKGATATPEPTQQNYVYQCDPYTLAYYGYPYNTLIGPNRDYFVKGSPMIQNNAGTVRGRGRAAASNRTPGPRGSYLGGYSAGRGIYSRYHEGKAKQPEKPYELMPSLELAASVNPVGIKPGTMALPTLAGQYPVFSAAPTAKMMEEGKVHTVEHLINPLAMQHPEHTTATAAATVLPAVSTPPPFQGRPITPVYAMAHNVQRIPTAGGLYGTGYVPIANYAANTAALAALQKNAAVAAAAYGGYTGYAVPQAFPATAFQLPIHDVYQTY